The following is a genomic window from Acidimicrobiia bacterium.
AGCTCCGCCCCAACCCGGGGCCTTTCAGCACACAAGTGTGCATGAGCCGGAGGGGGTCCCTCACATGTCATCTGTCATGCCGGTGCCTGCAAAACCGTCGAGTACAACATCGCCGGGCCGGGTGTAGTGAAGAATGAACTTGGCGATTACCTCGTGAGGTACCTTCGTCGGGTAACTGTGAGCCTTGTACACAAGGTTGCCGGTCCCGGCGGTTACATCCGTAGCGTAAGGCCCAGGGTCAACGTACTTCCGTTCCTCATACCCATCGGGACTCGTCTCCTCCAGCCAGTCCTCAATGAAGGGATTTGGACATGCCGTGTAATACGGTGGCACCGACATCCGGAGGATGTCCTCATCGGACCCGATCGGAAAACCGGGTAGCTTCCTCAGCTCCGGTAGCTGACGGCGCAGCTCTTCGCGGGCAGCTTCGATTACCTCTGGATCGAGCCCCTCCGAA
Proteins encoded in this region:
- a CDS encoding DNA methyltransferase translates to MSGSLFSSEGLDPEVIEAAREELRRQLPELRKLPGFPIGSDEDILRMSVPPYYTACPNPFIEDWLEETSPDGYEERKYVDPGPYATDVTAGTGNLVYKAHSYPTKVPHEVIAKFILHYTRPGDVVLDGFAGTGMTDDM